The DNA segment CAGGGCCGTGGGTCGCCCCCGAGCTCGGCCCGATCCCGGAGGCGCTCGTCGATCGCGCTCGCCGGGTGCTCACTGCTCAGCTCGCCGCGGCCGAATATCTCGAGGGCCGCCGGGACGAGGCTGCACGCCATCTCGCCGCGCTGCGCGTGGTCCCGCAGGACGAGGGCGCTGGCATCTCGGTCTATCTCGACGTCACCGGGTGACGCGGGGCTCCACCACACATTCGTGACGTGTTCGCCTAACGCCGCGCGACCTTGTGCCGATAGACACCTGTGACGAGCACGGATCGCTCACCTTCAGGCCACGGATAGGCCGTTACACAACGAATAGGGCCCTCGTGTTTAATTCCGTGACTTCGGCCGCCATCGACAGTGCGCTCGATGGGCTCGCGCTGCGCCAGCGCGTGATCGCCAACAACATCGCCAACGTCAACACGCCGAACTACCAGGCCCAGCGTGTGATGTTCGAGGATGCCCTCGCGGCGTCGGTCCAGGCAGGAAGCGGCCGGGCAGACGCCACGACCGCCCGCTCGCTCGAGCCGACGCGGCTCGATGGCAACAACGTGAATCTCGACACCGAGACCCTCTCGAACATCGACACTGTTCTGCGCTTCCAGTTCGCGGCCCGCGCGGCCGAGGGCGCGTTCTCGAGTGTGCGTACCGCGATGAGGACCAACTGATGACGTTCGACGCGATCGGAATCGCCAGCACCGGGCTCACGGTGCACCGAAAGTGGCTTGACGCCGTCTCCGACAACCTCGCCAACATCAACACCGTGAAGCCGACCGACGGGTCGGCGTTCCAGGCGAGATACGTCGTCGCCGAGGAGGGGCAGGGAACGACGGGCGTCTTCGTCGCCGGAGCGGCCTATGGCAGTGAGGAGGGCAGGCTCGTCTTCGAGCCCGCCCATCCCCTCGCCGACGCGGAGGGCTACGTGAGATACCCCGAGATCGACCTCGCCTCGCAGATGGGCCAGCTGATCATGGCCCAGCGGGGCTACCAGGCGAACGCGGCGGTTGTCGACCGCGCCAAAGACACCTACGAGGCTGCCCTGCAGATCGGACGCTCCTGATGATCATTCCGGCACTCACCGCAGTGCAGCCGACGAACTACCTGCCGTCCGCTGCGCCCGCCGCCTCCCCGACCGGAGGAGCCGACTTCGGCGACCAACTCGGCGGCGCGATCACCAACCTGCAGGCGCTGCAGGGAACCTCCGGCGACCTTGCGGTCAAGGCGCTCACCGGCAACCTCAGCGACATCCACCAGGCGACCCTCGCCTCCACTCGCGCGCAGGTCACCCTCGAACTCGTCGCCGCGGTTCGAAACAAGGGCGTCGATGCGTTCAACGAGATCATGAGGATGCAGGCCTGATGCCCGCCCAGGTCACCTCGATGCTCGGCCGGCTGTCTGCCGCGATCGCGAAGTTCACGGTCGCGCAGCGCACGATCGCGATCATCGGTGTCGCCGGGCTCGTGCTCGGCGTGGTCGCGCTCGCCGCCGTATTCGGAAAGCCGGCGTACAGCCCGCTGTTCACGGGGCTCGAGGGCGGCGACGCGAGTGCGATCGTCGACCAGCTCCAGTCTTCAGGCGTGCCCTATGAACTCGCCGACGGCGGCGCGACGATCATGGTTCCGGAGGAGAGCGTCTACACGGAGCGGATCAAGGCGGCATCCGCTGGACTCCCGAGCTCGAGCAAGGGCGGCTACGCGCTCCTCGACGACATGGGCGTCACCTCGTCGGAATTCCAGCAATCGGTCACCTACAAGCGGGCCCTCGAGGGGGAGCTCGCGGCGACCATCGAGGGGATCACGGGAGTCAAGACGGCATCCGTGCGCCTCGCGATCCCCGAGGAGACGGTGTTCATGTCGGAGAAGGGCGTGCCGACGGCATCCGTCTTCGTCGAAATGCGCAACGGTGTGACCCTCGCCCAGAGCCAGGTCGAGGCGATCGTGCACCTCACCTCGGCTTCGATCGACGGTATGGCGGCGACCGATGTCGCCGTCATTGACGCCGCGGGCACCGTGCTTTCCGCCGTTGGAGTGGGAATGAGCGGATCGGCGGATGATCGCGCGACCGACTACGAGGCCCGCGTGGGCTCCGCCGTGCAGGCGATGCTCGACAGGGTCGCCGGTCCCGGCAACGCGACGGTCGTCGTCGCCGCCGATGTGAACTACGAGTCCGCCGAGCGTACCGAGGAGACTTTCAGTGCACCGATCGAGAGCCTGGCGCTGACCGAGTCGACGACGAAAGACGTCCGGGTCGGTGCGGGGGGAAATGCCGCCGGCGTGCTCGGCCCCGACAACATCGCCGTGCCGGCCGAGGAGCTCGGGGACGGCGGCTCGACCTCGGAGGTCACCAACCGCACCAACGCGATCAACAAGGTCACCGAGTCACGGAAGATCCCGGCGGGGTCGATCGAGAGGCAGACCGTGTCGGTGGCGCTCAACGCCGACGTCGCGGGGGCCCTCGACGTCGACGAGATCGCCGCGCTCGTGTCCGCCGCCGCGGGAATCGACCCGAACAGGGGAGACGAGGTGACGGTCAAACTGGTCGGCTTCAGCCAGGCCGGTGCGGTCGAGGCCGCCGAGGCCCTTGCCGCAGCCGAGGCCGCCGCCGAAAGCGAACGCACCGCCGAGATCATCCGTACGGCCCTCATCGCCTTCGCCATCGTCATCTCGATCGTGCTCGGTCTGATCTTCTTCGCCCTCCGCTCACGCCGGCAGAAGCGTGAAGCGGTAGACATGGCCGCGCTCAACGAGATCCTGACCGCGCCCACCGTGCCGATGACGTTCCTCAGCCAGCCGGCGCTCAAGCCGCCCCCGGCATCACCGCCCGCCGAGGCCTCCGATGTCGACCGGCAGCGGGCGGAGATCAGCGCTCTCGCGGAGAAAGACCCGGAACGGGCGGCGGACTACCTTCGCGGCCTCATGGATGACAGGCAGCCGGCCTGATGCCCGCCTCTCTTACACTGACAGGCACGCAGAAGGCCGCGGTGGTGCTCCTGAGCATGGACCAGGCCAGCGCCGCCAAGGTCATGAAGCAGTTCACCGAGGCGGAGGCCGAGGAGATCACCGCCGAGATTGTGCGCCTGCGCCGGGTCGACAACATCGTTGCCGAACGCACGCTCACCGAGTTCCTCGGGCTGACCCTCAGCGGCGGCCGGATGCAGAAGGGCGGGCGCGAGGTGGCATCCGGCCTTCTCAAGGCTTCGTTCGGCGACGAGAAGGCTGCGGGTGTCATGCTGCGCGTGGCGACCTCGATGGCCGGTAAGGGCTTCGAGTTTCTCGACGGCATGGACCCCGCGCGCATCGGGACACTGCTCGACGGTGAGCTCCCGCAGACGGTCGCGCTCGTCTTGGCGCACCTCAGCTCCGAGCGGGCTTCCGCGATCATGGCGGAGCTCGGCGACCCACTGCGCACCGATGTGGCGCGCTGCATCGTGAGCTTGGGCAGTGCCACGCCCGAGACGCTGGCGATCGTCGCGGAGACCCTCAAGGCGAGCGCCGGCGTGCCACTGCCTCGCGAGACGATCGAGGTCGTCGGCGGGGTGCAGCCCCTCGTCGACATCATCAACCGGTCGAACCTCGCGACGGAGCGCGCGATCCTGGAGGGACTCGAGGCACACGATCCCGAGCTCGCCGAAGCGGTGCGCGCGCGCATGCTCACCTTCGCCGACATCGTGAAGCTCGAGGACCGAGACGTGCAGAAAGTGCTGAGGGGCCTGGATGTCGCGGTGCTGGCGGTCGCAATGAAGGGAGCAGCCGATGCCGTGGTCTCGGCTCTCAAGCGCAACCTCTCCGAGCGGAATCGTGAACTCCTCGACGACGAGATCGGCTCGACCGGTCCGGTGCGTGTGTCTCAGGTCGACGAGGCCAGGGCCGAGATCGTGCGCTCGATCCGCGACTTCGAGGCGAAGGGCGAGATCGCGATTCGCCGCGGAGAAGAGGAGGAGAGCTTTGTCGATTGATGCCCCGTTCTCGAGAATGACATTCCCGACCGTGCGCGGCTCCGCCGGCGACGCCGCAAGCGCCGCACGCGGCCACTCGGCCGGATACCTCGCTGGTCTGCGGGCGGCGCGCACCGAAGCCGACACACGCGAGGCCGTCCGCGTGGCCGAGCATGCCGCGGCGATGCGTGAGCAGCAGGCCCACCTCGACCTCGCCCTCGCCGCGCTCGGCGCCGCCGCGCAGGATCTGCGCACGCGCACGGCTCCCGTGCTCGCCGACGCCAACGTCATGCTGGCCACAGCCGCCGTCGACATCGCCGAGGCGATCCTCACCCGCGAACTCGACGACGGTGAACGCTCGGCCAGGTCTGCCATCACCCGCGCCTTCGATGGCATCGACCCAGTCCTCGTGCAGGCGGTGCAGCTCCACCCCGCCGACCTCGCGAGCCTGCCGGCTGTCGACATCGATGCGCTGCGCGCCGCGGGTGTCGAGCTCGTCGCCGACCCCATGCTCGCGCGCGGCGATGCTCTGTCACTGCTCGCGGACGGGCAACTCGATGCGCGCATCTCGACGGCGCTCGCGCGCGTGCGCTCAGAGCTGCTGGGGGAGTCGTGACGCTCTCGCTGGCCCGACCGCTCGCCGAACGCGTTGCCTCCGCGCTCGGAGTGGCGCGCCCGGAGCGGATCGGGACCGTGTCGTCGATCGTCGGCCTGGGCATCGAGATTGCCGGCCTCGACTGCGCGATTGGTGACCTCGTGAGCATCGGTGACGGGGTCGGCGTCGACGCCGAGGTCGTCGCGACGACCCGCGACGGCATCCGCTGCATGCCACTCGGCCGACTCGCGGGCATCCGAGCGGGCTCGCCCGCGCGCACGCGCTCCGGAGCGCTGCTCGTGCCGACCGGCTCCGGTCTCTTCGGGCGTGTGATCGACGGCGCCGGTCGCCCGATCGACGGGAAGGGCCCGCTGAGGGCTTCCGCGATGGTGCCGCTCGAGAACGAGGCACCGTCGGCGATGCATCGCTCGCGCATCGACCGGCCGCTGCAGCTCGGGGTGCGCGTGCTCGACACTCTCACGACCGTCGGGTGCGGGCAGCGGATGGGGCTCTTCGCCGGATCCGGTGTGGGCAAGTCGTCGCTGCTCTCGATGATCGCGCGCG comes from the Marisediminicola antarctica genome and includes:
- a CDS encoding flagellar basal body rod protein FlgB, yielding MFNSVTSAAIDSALDGLALRQRVIANNIANVNTPNYQAQRVMFEDALAASVQAGSGRADATTARSLEPTRLDGNNVNLDTETLSNIDTVLRFQFAARAAEGAFSSVRTAMRTN
- a CDS encoding flagellar basal body rod protein FlgC; this translates as MTFDAIGIASTGLTVHRKWLDAVSDNLANINTVKPTDGSAFQARYVVAEEGQGTTGVFVAGAAYGSEEGRLVFEPAHPLADAEGYVRYPEIDLASQMGQLIMAQRGYQANAAVVDRAKDTYEAALQIGRS
- the fliE gene encoding flagellar hook-basal body complex protein FliE produces the protein MIIPALTAVQPTNYLPSAAPAASPTGGADFGDQLGGAITNLQALQGTSGDLAVKALTGNLSDIHQATLASTRAQVTLELVAAVRNKGVDAFNEIMRMQA
- the fliF gene encoding flagellar basal-body MS-ring/collar protein FliF → MPAQVTSMLGRLSAAIAKFTVAQRTIAIIGVAGLVLGVVALAAVFGKPAYSPLFTGLEGGDASAIVDQLQSSGVPYELADGGATIMVPEESVYTERIKAASAGLPSSSKGGYALLDDMGVTSSEFQQSVTYKRALEGELAATIEGITGVKTASVRLAIPEETVFMSEKGVPTASVFVEMRNGVTLAQSQVEAIVHLTSASIDGMAATDVAVIDAAGTVLSAVGVGMSGSADDRATDYEARVGSAVQAMLDRVAGPGNATVVVAADVNYESAERTEETFSAPIESLALTESTTKDVRVGAGGNAAGVLGPDNIAVPAEELGDGGSTSEVTNRTNAINKVTESRKIPAGSIERQTVSVALNADVAGALDVDEIAALVSAAAGIDPNRGDEVTVKLVGFSQAGAVEAAEALAAAEAAAESERTAEIIRTALIAFAIVISIVLGLIFFALRSRRQKREAVDMAALNEILTAPTVPMTFLSQPALKPPPASPPAEASDVDRQRAEISALAEKDPERAADYLRGLMDDRQPA
- the fliG gene encoding flagellar motor switch protein FliG, with product MPASLTLTGTQKAAVVLLSMDQASAAKVMKQFTEAEAEEITAEIVRLRRVDNIVAERTLTEFLGLTLSGGRMQKGGREVASGLLKASFGDEKAAGVMLRVATSMAGKGFEFLDGMDPARIGTLLDGELPQTVALVLAHLSSERASAIMAELGDPLRTDVARCIVSLGSATPETLAIVAETLKASAGVPLPRETIEVVGGVQPLVDIINRSNLATERAILEGLEAHDPELAEAVRARMLTFADIVKLEDRDVQKVLRGLDVAVLAVAMKGAADAVVSALKRNLSERNRELLDDEIGSTGPVRVSQVDEARAEIVRSIRDFEAKGEIAIRRGEEEESFVD
- a CDS encoding FliH/SctL family protein, with translation MSIDAPFSRMTFPTVRGSAGDAASAARGHSAGYLAGLRAARTEADTREAVRVAEHAAAMREQQAHLDLALAALGAAAQDLRTRTAPVLADANVMLATAAVDIAEAILTRELDDGERSARSAITRAFDGIDPVLVQAVQLHPADLASLPAVDIDALRAAGVELVADPMLARGDALSLLADGQLDARISTALARVRSELLGES